In Belonocnema kinseyi isolate 2016_QV_RU_SX_M_011 chromosome 4, B_treatae_v1, whole genome shotgun sequence, a single window of DNA contains:
- the LOC117170897 gene encoding carbonic anhydrase 6-like, producing MYQLHLVATVLFIITLRANAFSYKNAKNWGKKYSKCNGKNQSPIFIKSPSVMGFPDWKKTPLKLTNFEKSPKKLTIKNTGHTVEMTAEWTGDAPSCSGGPLRGKYVFGKATFLWDPKGWSHSEELVPMERQDMEMHMFFYRTDLKSFDKAESKKGGLAVFSLEFSSRYDNPENFLDKFEGSLHKVRSLKSTANVPPFPLANYIKNMSSMVPFTFYEGSLDYPPCSESVAWFLVGNRGAIPKSLIFNHLSLPKDRRGAPGATAGGHSVENDSDGELRDAAIKMEVEQQLPIDVFALEDVDIEYLIILKA from the exons ATGTATCAGCTACACTTGGTGGCCACTGTTCTTTTCATTATCACCTTAAGAGCGA ATGCATTTAGTTACAAGAATGCTAAAAATTGgggtaaaaaatattcaaaatgtaatggAAAAAATCAATCTCCCATATTTATTAAATCACCTAGCGTTATGGGCTTTCCTGACTGGAAGAAAACACCACTCAAACTTACAAACTTTGAAAAGTCCCCAAAGAAATTGACCATAAAAAATACTGGCCATACTG TGGAAATGACAGCCGAATGGACTGGAGACGCTCCAAGTTGTTCTGGTGGACCCCTTCGTGGGAAATACGTATTTGGAAAAGCCACTTTTCTTTGGGACCCAAAAGgg TGGTCTCACTCGGAAGAATTGGTCCCGATGGAAAG acAGGATATGGAGATGCatatgtttttttatagaacagatttgaaatcatttgataaAGCAGAATCAAAAAAGGGTGGTCTTGCAGTATTCAGCCTGGAGTTCTCG AGTCGATATGACAATCCCGAAAATTTTCTGGATAAATTTGAAGGAAGTTTGCATAAGGTGCGATCCCTAAAATCTACGGCAAATGTACCTCCATTTCCCTTggcaaattatattaaaaacatgaGTAGTATGGTTCCCTTTACTTTTTACGAAGGCTCGTTAGACTATCCACCTTGCTCGGAATCTGTGGCTTGGTTCCTAGTGGGGAATCGTGGTGCAATTCCCAAAAGCCTG attttcaatcaCTTGTCGCTTCCCAAGGATCGTCGGGGCGcacctggagccacagctgggggccacagcgtGGAAAACGAtagcgatggtgagctgcgagatg ctgctatcaaaatggaagttgAACAACAGCTTCCCATTGATGTCTttgccttggaagatgtggatatcGAATACCTGATTAttctgaaggcatag
- the LOC117171918 gene encoding carbonic anhydrase 6-like, producing MYQLHLVAAVVFSLILGVSTFSYKDAKNWGKKYPKCNGKKQSPIFIKAPGVMGFLDWKKTPLKLTDFEKSPKKLTIKNTGHTVEMTAEWTGKPPSCSGGPLRGKYVFGKATFLWDPKGWTHSEELVPMEKQDMEMHMFFYRTDLKSFDKAESQKGGLVAFSMEFSSRYDNPENLFDNLERSLHKVRSPNTTAEVPSFPFADDFKGISSMVPFTFYEGSLDYPPCSESVSWFLVVSRGAIPKGLINEFTKIKLAEGDTSNVRPTQDLNKRKIYTVYTWQV from the exons ATGTATCAGCTACACTTAGTAGCAGCTGTTGTTTTCAGTCTCATCTTAGGAGTCA GCACATTCAGTTATAAGGATGCTAAAAATTGGggcaaaaaatatccaaaatgtaATGGAAAAAAACAATCTCCCATATTTATAAAGGCACCTGGCGTTATGGGCTTTCTCGACTGGAAGAAAACACCACTTAAACTTACAGACTTTGAGAAATCTCCAAAGAAATTGACCATCAAGAATACTGGTCATACTG TGGAAATGACAGCCGAATGGACTGGAAAGCCTCCAAGTTGTTCTGGAGGACCACTTCGTGGGAAATACGTATTTGGAAAAGCCACTTTTCTTTGGGACCCAAAAGGG TGGACTCACTCCGAAGAATTAGTCCCGATGGAAAA acAGGATATGGAGATGCatatgtttttttatagaacagatttgaaatcatttgataaAGCAGAATCACAAAAGGGTGGTCTGGTAGCATTCAGCATGGAGTTCTCG AGTCGATACGACAATCccgaaaatttgtttgataatctGGAAAGAAGCTTGCATAAGGTGCGTTCCCCAAATACTACGGCAGAGGTACCATCATTTCCCTTTGCAGATGATTTTAAAGGAATCAGTAGTATGGTTCCCTTTACTTTTTACGAAGGCTCGTTAGACTATCCACCTTGCTCGGAATCTGTGTCTTGGTTCCTAGTGGTTAGTCGTGGTGCTATTCCCAAAGGCCTG ATAAACGAATTCACGAAAATTAAATTGGCAGAGGGGGACACGTCGAATGTTAGACCTACTCAAGACTTAAACAAACGTAAAATTTACACGGTGTATACTTGGCAagtatga